The region GGAATCCTTATTTGCGCAGCATCAACCGCAGCGCGTCATTCATCTGGCGGCGCAGGCTGGCGTGCGTTATTCACTGGAAAATCCTCATGCTTATGCGGATGCGAACCTTACCGGCCATTTAAACGTTCTGGAAGGTTGCCGCCATCATAAGGTTGAGCATTTATTATACGCTTCATCAAGCTCAGTTTATGGGCTTAACCGTAAAATGCCTTTTTCCACTGACGATTCCGTCGATCATCCGGTCTCTTTATATGCGGCAACGAAAAAAGCCAATGAGCTGATGTCGCATACTTATTCGCATCTGTATGGTCTGCCGACAACAGGGCTGCGCTTTTTTACCGTATATGGGCCGTGGGGCCGTCCGGATATGGCGCTGTTTAAATTTACCCAGGCGATTGTCAAAGGCAGCAGCATTGATGTTTATAACCACGGGCAGATGCGTCGCGATTTTACTTATATCGACGATATTGCTGAGGCTATCGTCCGCCTACAGGATGTTATTCCTCAGGCCGACCCGCAGTGGACTGTGGAAAACGGCTCTCCAGCCACCAGTTCCGCGCCTTATCGTGTTTATAATATCGGCAACAGCGCACCCGTTGCGTTAATGGATTATATTTCCGCTCTGGAAAAAGCGCTTGGCAAAGAGGCGCAGAAAAATATGCTGCCGATGCAGCCGGGCGACGTGCTGGAAACCAGCGCTGATACCTCCGCGCTTTATAATGTTATCGGTTTTAAACCGCAGACCTCAGTGGAAGAGGGCGTAAAACGCTTTGTAGAGTGGTATAAGGCGTTTTATAACGTGACCGACTAGCCAACAGGGCTTCCTGCCCGAAAGCCTCTTATGCGTTGTGAGAGGCTTTAAAAAAAACCCGCCGAGGCGGGTTTTTTTATACAGCACCGAAAGCACTGTCTGGCGAAATTAATCCTTGATCAGGAAATCGTCCAGTTGTTTACCCTGCTCGTCGATCGCTTTTTTGATCACAGCAGGCGTACGGCCCTGGCCAGTCCAGGTTTTGCTTTCGCCGTTTTCGTCGGTGTAACGATATTTAGCCGGGCGTGCAGCACGTTTAGCTTTAGTACCGGTTTTAGCGGCAGACATGCTGTTCAGCAATTCATTCGGGTCAATACCGTCAGCAATCAGCATTTCACGGTACTGCTGTAATTTACGAGTACGTTCTTCGATTTCCGCAGCGGCGGCGCTTTCTTCTTCACGGCGCTCATTTACAACCACTTCTAATTTCTCCAGCATCTCTTCCAGAGTTTCCAGAGTACATTCTCTCGCCTGTGCACGAAGAGTACGGATGTTGTTCAGAATTTTAAGTGCTTCGCTCATTGTAGTAATCTCAAACTTATAATGGGGTGGTGTGTTGAGCTAATAATAGAGCCTTAAATTCAGTTCTGCAATAGCCCCAAATGTAAGGAAGTCAAAATATCGGATTATTTGTGGTCATTTAAAAACGCGAAACTTAAATTTTCCTTGAACTGACGCACAAAGTTACTGGCGCTAAACTGCCGCACCATCCGCGGTGCCTGCCCCGAATTCTCGGAGAAACACCATTTTTTAAGGGATTATTATTGGTTGGGAAAAATATGCTCCCTTTGTATTAGTGGAGTCGCCAATGGTTACGGTGGGGGAGATATTAGAATAGTAAGCGAGCAATGGTTATTTGATTAACCGCCTGAAATGGCGGCTATCTCCACAGTTTATCCACAATGCGCGGTGCGAATTTGTTTCAACATGTTGTGCACAGCGCCTTTCGCGTATCGCTATATAAGAAATGTCTGCGCCAGGCAAAGGCAGCTACACGCCGGTTACAGAGAATATGATACACTGGCTGCAACGTACCAACACTTAAGCCAGGGTTATCGAGCAGATGGCGCAACTTTATTTTTACTATTCGGCAATGAATGCCGGTAAATCGACAGCATTACTTCAGTCGTCATATAACTATCAGGAAAGGGGAATGCGCACGCTGGTTTATACCGCAGAAATTGACGACCGTTTTGGCGCTGGTAAGGTCAGTTCGCGCATAGGATTATCCTCGCCTGCAAAGCTTTATAATCAGCAGACCTCTTTATTAAATGATATTCGCGATGAACATGAGCAGGCGCCTGTTCATTGCGTCCTGGTGGATGAAAGCCAGTTTCTGACCCGCGAACAGGTATATGAACTGTCAGATGTGGTCGATAAGCTGGATATTCCTGTGCTTTGCTATGGCCTGCGTACCGACTTTCGCGGCGAGCTGTTTAGCGGTAGCCAGTATCTGCTGGCCTGGTCTGACAAACTGGTCGAACTGAAAACGGTCTGTTTCTGTGGGCGCAAGGCGGGTATGGTGCTTCGTCTCGATTATGAAGGACGGCCTTACAACGAGGGCGAGCAGGTCGTTATTGGTGGCAACGAGCGCTATGTTTCGGTGTGCCGGAAGCATTATAAAGAGGCGCTGGAAAAAGGCTCTCTGAAAGCCGTACAGGGCCATTAAAACGGCGCAGGCAGTTAAAGGGTTATTCTCACCGTATAAAGCCTCAGAATCGCGCTGAGGCTTTTTTTATTGGTGATGGAACTGCTGCGGCCCCGGTGTCACTCTGTTCGGGGCTCCTGTCGCTCACGGCGCCGCTCAGATGCGGACTCGGATCGGGCCAGGTAAAGATTATCAATGGTGATACGCAGCGACAGAACGCGATTCATAAGAGCGGAGCGTTGTCGGGCAGAGGCGCATTGCAAACGGCGGGTTAATTTCTTCAAGCATAAAAAAACCCGCCAGGCGGCGGGTTTTTGCGTTTAAACACGCTTAAACGGTTTTCTTCGCTTTTTTGTCAGCTTTCAGGATAACCGGAGCGGTTTCCGTCTGGGTTGCTTCTGCGCCTTCTTTAAATTCACGGCCATAGAAGCTATCCAGCAGGATCTGTTTCAGCTCAGAAATCAGCGGGTAGCGCGGGTTGGCGCCAGTACACTGGTCATCGAAAGCATCTTCAGAGAGTTTATCCACATGCGCCAGGAAGTCTGCTTCCTGAACACCAGCCTCACGGATGGATTTCGGAATACCCAGCTCCGCTTTGATGCTTTCCAGCCACGCCAGCAGTTTCTCGATTTTCGCTGCGGTACGGTCGCCCGGCGCAGAGAGACCCAGATGGTCAGCCACTTCAGCGTAGCGACGACGCGCCTGCGGACGGTCATACTGGCTGAATGCGGTCTGCTTGGTCGGGTTATCATTCGCGTTATAGCGAATAACGTTGGAGATCAGCAGGGCGTTCGCCAGACCGTGCGGAATGTGGAACTGAGAGCCCAGTTTATGCGCCATAGAGTGACACACGCCCAGGAAGGCGTTCGCAAACGCGATACCGGCGATGGTGGCTGCACTGTGCACACGCTCACGCGCTACCGGGTTTTTCGACCCTTCATGATAGGACGCCGGCAGGTTCTCTTTCAGCAGTTTGAGCGCCTGCAGCGCCTGGCCGTCAGAGAATTCAGAAGCCAAAACAGAAACATAAGCTTCCAGCGCGTGGGTGACCGCATCCAGACCGCCAAAGGCGCAGAGGGATTTCGGCATATCCATGACCAGGTTGGCGTCGACAATCGCCATATCCGGGGTCAGCGCGTAGTCCGCCAGCGGATATTTCTGACCGGTTTCGTCGTCGGTGACCACTGCGAACGGCGTAACTTCTGAACCGGTACCTGACGTTGTGGTGACAGCGATCATTTTCGCTTTCACGCCCATTTTCGGGAACTTGTAGATACGTTTACGGATATCCATAAAGCGCAGCGCCAGTTCTTCGAAGTGGGTCTCCGGATGTTCGTACATCACCCACATGATTTTCGCGGCATCCATCGGGGAGCCGCCGCCCAGGGCGATGATGACATCCGGTTTAAAGGAATTCATCAGTTCAGCGCCTTTGCGCACAACGCTCAGAGTCGGGTCAGCTTCTACTTCAAAGAACACTTCGGTTTCAACGCCAGCCGCTTTCAGCACGGAGGTGATTTGATCGGCATAACCGTTGTTGAACAGGAAGCGGTCAGTCACGATCATGGCGCGTTTATGACCATCAGTAATCACTTCATCCAGCGCAATCGGCAGTGAGCCGCGACGGAAGTAGATAGATTTCGGAAGTTTGTGCCACAACATGTTTTCAGCTCGCTTAGCAACGGTTTTTTTGTTGATCAGGTGTTTCGGACCAACGTTTTCAGAGATGGAGTTACCACCCCATGAACCACAACCCAGAGTCAGGGAAGGCGCGAGCTTGAAGTTATACAGGTCACCGATACCACCCTGAGACGCAGGGGTGTTAATCAGGATACGTGCCGTTTTCATCATCTGACCGAAGTGCGCGACACGTTCAGGCTGGTTGTCCTGGTCGGTGTACAGACAAGAGGTGTGGCCGATACCGCCCATCGCGACCAGTTTCTCTGCTTTTTCTACCGCGTCTTCGAAATCTTTTGCGCGGTACATCGCAAGCGTCGGAGAAAGTTTTTCGTGAGCGAACGGCTCGCTTTCGTCAACAACGGTCACTTCACCAATCAAAATTTTGGTCGTAGCCGGCACGGTAATACCTGCCATTTCGGCAATTTTCACCGCAGGCTGACCTACGATTGCCGCGTTAAGACCGCCATTTTTCAGGATGATGTTCTGCACCGCTTTGAGTTCAGCGCCCTGCAGAAGGTAGCCGCCATGCGTCGCGAAACGTTCGCGAACGGCGTCGTACACAGCGTCAACTACCACGACAGACTGTTCAGATGCACAGATAACGCCGTTGTCGAAGGTTTTGGACATCAGTACAGAAGCAACCGCACGTTTAATATCCGCGGTTTCGTCGATAACCACCGGCGTGTTACCGGCACCTACACCGATAGCAGGCTTACCGGAGCTGTATGCGGCTTTCACCATGCCCGGCCCACCGGTCGCAAGGATAAGGTTGATATCCGGATGGTGCATCAGCGCGTTAGAGAGTTCGACGGAAGGTTCGTCGATCCAGCCGATGAGATCTTTTGGCGCACCCGCAGCAATCGCAGCCTGCAGGACAATATCGGCCGCTTTATTAGTGGCATTTTTAGCGCGCGGATGTGGAGAGAAGATGATGGCGTTACGCGTCTTCAGACTGATCAGAGATTTGAAGATAGCGGTAGACGTCGGGTTAGTCGTTGGGACGATACCACAGATGATGCCGATAGGTTCGGCGATGGTGATAGTCCCGAAGGTGTCATCTTCAGACAGTACACCGCAGGTTTTCTCGTCTTTATAGGCGTTGTAGATATACTCGGAAGCAAAGTGGTTTTTGATCACTTTATCTTCGACAATACCCATTCCGGATTCGGCAACGGCCATTTTAGCGAGGGGAATTCGAGCATCTGCAGCGGCCAGAGCGGCGGCGCGGAAGATTTTGTCAACCTGTTCTTGGGTGAAGTTGGCATATTCACGCTGGGCTTTTTTGACGCGCTCGACGAGGGCGTTCAGTTCAGCGACATTAGTAACAGCCATAATGCTCTCCTGATAATGTTAAACTCTTTTAGTAAATCATCTGCTCGAAACGACAGTATAGTCAGCCCCAAACAGCGTGCGTTACAGACAGGTTTACCAGCAATACGACCAGTAACCTTCGCTGATTTACTAAAAGAGCCTTGCCTGAAAACATTTATCTGGAAAATGTTTTACTCCCTGGCGGCATCATCAAGATACTCACTTCTGAGTAGCAAAAGCGTGATCTAAATCAATTTAACCCCATGCTGACTCCTTTCAGCAGCCCTTTAAAGGGTATTTCAGCGATGGTTAATATATTTGCTACAGCTTCGGAAATTTAAATTACCATAAAACTAACAAAAGAATAACACAGGTCGACGCGGTCAATTGAGCGCGAGATCCAGAATGCATTAAGGCGCAATGGCATAGCGTAAGCAGGGGTTTTGGATTACATTACGCGACGCCGTTGCCCTACCAATCTGCGGAGCTTCCCTTGAATTCAATGTT is a window of Cronobacter muytjensii ATCC 51329 DNA encoding:
- the tdk gene encoding thymidine kinase, translating into MAQLYFYYSAMNAGKSTALLQSSYNYQERGMRTLVYTAEIDDRFGAGKVSSRIGLSSPAKLYNQQTSLLNDIRDEHEQAPVHCVLVDESQFLTREQVYELSDVVDKLDIPVLCYGLRTDFRGELFSGSQYLLAWSDKLVELKTVCFCGRKAGMVLRLDYEGRPYNEGEQVVIGGNERYVSVCRKHYKEALEKGSLKAVQGH
- the hns gene encoding histone-like nucleoid-structuring protein H-NS encodes the protein MSEALKILNNIRTLRAQARECTLETLEEMLEKLEVVVNERREEESAAAAEIEERTRKLQQYREMLIADGIDPNELLNSMSAAKTGTKAKRAARPAKYRYTDENGESKTWTGQGRTPAVIKKAIDEQGKQLDDFLIKD
- the adhE gene encoding bifunctional acetaldehyde-CoA/alcohol dehydrogenase, with amino-acid sequence MAVTNVAELNALVERVKKAQREYANFTQEQVDKIFRAAALAAADARIPLAKMAVAESGMGIVEDKVIKNHFASEYIYNAYKDEKTCGVLSEDDTFGTITIAEPIGIICGIVPTTNPTSTAIFKSLISLKTRNAIIFSPHPRAKNATNKAADIVLQAAIAAGAPKDLIGWIDEPSVELSNALMHHPDINLILATGGPGMVKAAYSSGKPAIGVGAGNTPVVIDETADIKRAVASVLMSKTFDNGVICASEQSVVVVDAVYDAVRERFATHGGYLLQGAELKAVQNIILKNGGLNAAIVGQPAVKIAEMAGITVPATTKILIGEVTVVDESEPFAHEKLSPTLAMYRAKDFEDAVEKAEKLVAMGGIGHTSCLYTDQDNQPERVAHFGQMMKTARILINTPASQGGIGDLYNFKLAPSLTLGCGSWGGNSISENVGPKHLINKKTVAKRAENMLWHKLPKSIYFRRGSLPIALDEVITDGHKRAMIVTDRFLFNNGYADQITSVLKAAGVETEVFFEVEADPTLSVVRKGAELMNSFKPDVIIALGGGSPMDAAKIMWVMYEHPETHFEELALRFMDIRKRIYKFPKMGVKAKMIAVTTTSGTGSEVTPFAVVTDDETGQKYPLADYALTPDMAIVDANLVMDMPKSLCAFGGLDAVTHALEAYVSVLASEFSDGQALQALKLLKENLPASYHEGSKNPVARERVHSAATIAGIAFANAFLGVCHSMAHKLGSQFHIPHGLANALLISNVIRYNANDNPTKQTAFSQYDRPQARRRYAEVADHLGLSAPGDRTAAKIEKLLAWLESIKAELGIPKSIREAGVQEADFLAHVDKLSEDAFDDQCTGANPRYPLISELKQILLDSFYGREFKEGAEATQTETAPVILKADKKAKKTV
- a CDS encoding NAD-dependent epimerase, with translation MKFLVTGAAGFIGFHVSERLLAAGHQVIGIDNLNDYYDVNLKLARLNLLQQNTAFHFEKIDLADRQAMESLFAQHQPQRVIHLAAQAGVRYSLENPHAYADANLTGHLNVLEGCRHHKVEHLLYASSSSVYGLNRKMPFSTDDSVDHPVSLYAATKKANELMSHTYSHLYGLPTTGLRFFTVYGPWGRPDMALFKFTQAIVKGSSIDVYNHGQMRRDFTYIDDIAEAIVRLQDVIPQADPQWTVENGSPATSSAPYRVYNIGNSAPVALMDYISALEKALGKEAQKNMLPMQPGDVLETSADTSALYNVIGFKPQTSVEEGVKRFVEWYKAFYNVTD